One Mycobacteroides salmoniphilum DNA segment encodes these proteins:
- the trpS gene encoding tryptophan--tRNA ligase — MTADRTADAAFRGRLFSGIQPTADSLHLGNVLGAVQQWVRLQHEYEALFCVVDLHAITVAQDPEELRRRTRGVVAQYVALGVDPAESAIFVQSHVPAHTELAWVLGCLTGYGEASRMTQFKDKSAKQGNDATTVGLFTYPVLMAADILLYQTNVVPVGDDQRQHLELTRDVAQRFNGRYGETFVLPETFVPKNAARIYDLQDPTVKMSKSASTPAGLINLLDDPAVSAKKIKSAQTDSDREIRFDREAKPGVSNLLSIQSALTGADIDTLVDGYAGRGYGDLKKDTAEALVEFVTPVRDRTNELLTDTAALDDILAAGAARARELAEKTLTEVYDRIGFVRPAR, encoded by the coding sequence ATGACTGCCGACAGGACTGCTGATGCCGCCTTCCGGGGACGCCTGTTCTCCGGAATCCAACCCACCGCCGATTCTCTGCACCTCGGAAATGTGTTGGGCGCGGTGCAGCAGTGGGTGCGGTTGCAGCATGAGTACGAAGCGCTTTTCTGCGTCGTGGACCTGCACGCCATCACGGTGGCGCAGGATCCCGAAGAACTGCGACGGCGTACCCGCGGGGTGGTGGCCCAGTACGTAGCGCTTGGTGTCGACCCCGCGGAGAGTGCCATCTTCGTGCAAAGCCATGTCCCGGCGCACACCGAATTGGCTTGGGTGCTGGGATGTTTGACCGGCTACGGCGAGGCGTCGCGAATGACGCAGTTCAAGGACAAGTCCGCCAAGCAGGGCAATGACGCCACCACCGTCGGCCTGTTCACCTATCCGGTGTTGATGGCCGCCGACATCCTGCTGTACCAAACGAATGTGGTTCCGGTGGGCGATGATCAGCGTCAGCACCTCGAACTGACGCGTGACGTAGCGCAGCGGTTCAACGGCCGCTACGGCGAGACGTTCGTGCTGCCGGAGACATTCGTGCCAAAGAACGCGGCGCGGATCTACGATCTGCAAGACCCGACGGTGAAGATGAGCAAGTCGGCCTCGACGCCCGCCGGGTTGATCAACCTGCTGGACGATCCGGCGGTGTCGGCCAAGAAGATCAAGTCGGCACAGACCGACAGCGACCGGGAGATCCGTTTCGACAGGGAGGCCAAGCCAGGTGTCTCGAACCTGCTGAGCATCCAGTCCGCACTCACCGGCGCCGATATCGACACGCTCGTCGACGGGTACGCCGGGCGCGGTTACGGCGATCTGAAAAAAGACACGGCCGAGGCGCTCGTCGAGTTCGTCACGCCGGTGCGTGACCGGACGAATGAGCTGCTCACCGATACCGCGGCGCTTGACGACATCTTGGCGGCAGGCGCGGCGCGCGCCCGGGAGCTGGCGGAGAAGACGCTCACTGAGGTCTATGACCGGATAGGGTTTGTCCGGCCCGCGAGGTAG
- a CDS encoding exodeoxyribonuclease III: MITVTTINVNGIRAAVKERSAENRGLLPWLEQTTADIVCLQEVRAEDEQLHEALAPALAAGWHVVNASSSVKGRNGVGILSRVPAVSTKATLDADGGEFDESGRYLEAQIGDLTVASIYLPTGEAGTTRQEEKERFMAAVGTRMATLAGSGRDVVICGDWNIGHTERDIKAWKANQKKAGFLPQERAWVAALLEAGWVDSFRLLHPDVDGPYSWWSWRGKAFDNDAGWRIDYHLATADLGRRAHSARVERADAYALRWSDHAPVTVEYR, encoded by the coding sequence ATGATCACCGTCACCACCATCAACGTCAATGGCATTCGTGCCGCAGTCAAGGAGCGATCCGCGGAGAACCGGGGGCTGCTGCCCTGGCTGGAGCAGACGACCGCCGACATCGTGTGTCTGCAGGAGGTGCGTGCGGAGGACGAGCAGCTCCACGAGGCGCTTGCCCCGGCGCTTGCCGCGGGCTGGCACGTGGTGAACGCCTCGTCGAGCGTGAAGGGACGCAACGGCGTGGGCATCCTCAGCCGGGTCCCGGCCGTCTCCACCAAGGCGACGCTGGACGCCGACGGCGGCGAGTTCGACGAGTCCGGCCGGTACCTGGAGGCCCAGATCGGCGATCTCACGGTGGCAAGCATCTACCTGCCCACCGGAGAAGCCGGTACCACGCGCCAGGAGGAGAAAGAGCGCTTCATGGCGGCGGTGGGTACCAGGATGGCGACGCTGGCGGGCAGCGGGCGCGACGTGGTGATCTGCGGCGATTGGAACATCGGGCACACCGAGCGAGACATCAAGGCGTGGAAGGCAAACCAGAAGAAGGCGGGCTTCCTGCCGCAGGAGCGGGCCTGGGTTGCCGCGCTGTTGGAGGCTGGATGGGTCGACAGTTTCCGGCTGCTGCATCCCGATGTCGACGGACCGTACAGCTGGTGGTCGTGGCGGGGTAAGGCCTTCGACAATGACGCCGGCTGGCGCATCGACTATCACCTCGCCACTGCCGATCTTGGCCGGCGAGCGCACTCGGCACGGGTCGAGCGCGCGGATGCCTACGCACTGCGCTGGTCCGATCACGCGCCGGTGACGGTCGAGTACCGCTGA
- a CDS encoding alpha/beta fold hydrolase gives MLEAILSKSSNRRAPIEMGEGEPVLLLHPFMLSQSVWETVAEQLADAGYEVFAPTYPGHNGGGPMPPLPPLSQRSVDVYLDQVEAIMDEKGWETAHLVGNSLGGWIALGLALRGRARSVTAIAPAGGWTKYSPLKAEIVVKFAAMLPWLAFSRLLGRRAAGLPFVKFATARTLCGETEALSLPDFHSIFEDITHCPAYFASLTSILPAPGLQNLNTISVPAQLVLCEKDEIVPPGRFGKLISQGLPADARRITLAGMGHVPMFEAPGQITEVITDLIDPLVAAKRSAASDVG, from the coding sequence ATGCTGGAAGCCATTTTGTCGAAGTCGTCGAACAGGCGGGCACCCATCGAGATGGGCGAGGGCGAGCCGGTCCTCCTGCTGCATCCGTTCATGCTGTCGCAGTCCGTGTGGGAGACCGTGGCCGAGCAACTCGCCGATGCCGGGTATGAGGTGTTCGCACCCACCTATCCCGGACACAACGGCGGTGGACCGATGCCCCCGCTGCCTCCGTTGTCGCAGCGCTCGGTCGACGTCTACCTGGACCAGGTAGAAGCGATCATGGACGAGAAGGGCTGGGAGACAGCGCATCTGGTAGGTAACTCGTTGGGTGGCTGGATCGCCCTGGGTCTGGCACTGCGTGGCCGGGCCCGCAGCGTGACGGCGATCGCCCCCGCGGGCGGCTGGACCAAGTACTCGCCGCTGAAGGCGGAGATCGTGGTGAAGTTCGCGGCCATGCTCCCCTGGCTGGCGTTCTCCCGGCTGTTGGGCCGCCGCGCGGCAGGCCTGCCGTTCGTCAAATTCGCCACCGCTCGCACCCTGTGCGGAGAGACCGAGGCGCTGAGCCTTCCGGACTTCCACAGCATCTTCGAGGACATCACGCACTGCCCGGCCTACTTCGCGTCGCTGACGTCGATTCTGCCGGCGCCGGGTCTGCAGAACCTCAACACCATCTCGGTACCGGCCCAGCTGGTGCTGTGCGAGAAGGACGAAATCGTGCCCCCGGGTCGTTTCGGGAAGCTCATCTCCCAGGGCCTGCCCGCCGATGCACGACGGATCACGCTGGCCGGCATGGGCCACGTGCCCATGTTCGAGGCGCCCGGTCAGATCACCGAGGTCATCACCGACCTGATCGACCCGCTGGTTGCCGCCAAGCGCAGCGCGGCCTCCGACGTCGGCTAG
- a CDS encoding NADP-dependent isocitrate dehydrogenase, producing the protein MSAQQPTIIYTLTDEAPLLATYSFLPIIRAFAGPAGIDVQTSDISVASRILSEFADYLPEDQRVPDNLAELGRLTQLPETNIIKLPNISASVPQLLAAIKELQGKGYKLPDYPGDAKSDEEKDIVARYTKCLGSAVNPVLREGNSDRRAPRAVKEYARKHPHSMGQWSQASRTHVATMKEGDFYHGEKSLTLDRARKVKMVLTTATGEATVLKAEVKLGEGDIIDSMFMSKKALCDFYEEQIEDAYKTGVMLSLHVKATMMRVSHPIVFGHAVKIFYKEAFAKHQELFDELGVNVNNGMSDLYSKIEALPASQHEEIIRDLHACHEHRPELAMVDSAKGISNFHSPSDVIVDASMPAMIRAGGKMYGADGKLKDTKAVNPESTFSRIYQEMINFCKTHGQFDPTTMGTVPNVGLMAQKAEEYGSHDKTFEITEAGVADIVDIDTGEVLLSQNVEAGDIWRMPVVTDAAIQDWVKLAVTRARESGMTVVFWLDTERPHENELRKKVKTYLKDHDTEGLEIQIMPQVWAIRYTMERVIRGLDTVSATGNILRDYLTDLFPILELGTSAKMLSIVPLMAGGGLYETGAGGSAPKHVSQLVEENHLRWDSLGEFLALAVSLEDLGIKTGNPRAKILATTLDAATGKLLENDKGPSRKAGELDNRGSQFYLALYWASELAAQTEDAELAELFAPLAKRLVENEDAIVAELASVQGSPADIGGYYQLDSEKTNAVMRPSQTFNAALASVEV; encoded by the coding sequence ATGAGTGCGCAGCAGCCGACCATCATCTACACGCTGACAGACGAGGCGCCGCTGCTCGCGACGTACTCCTTCTTGCCGATCATCCGGGCCTTCGCCGGACCCGCCGGTATCGACGTCCAAACCAGCGATATCTCCGTTGCCTCGCGCATCCTCTCCGAGTTCGCCGACTACCTTCCCGAAGACCAGCGGGTTCCGGACAATCTGGCCGAGCTGGGCCGTCTGACGCAGTTGCCGGAGACGAACATCATCAAGCTGCCGAACATCAGCGCGTCGGTGCCTCAGCTTTTGGCCGCCATCAAGGAACTGCAGGGCAAGGGCTACAAGCTGCCCGACTACCCCGGGGACGCGAAGAGCGACGAAGAGAAGGACATCGTGGCGCGGTACACCAAGTGTCTCGGCAGCGCGGTGAACCCGGTTCTGCGCGAAGGCAACTCGGACCGTCGGGCGCCGCGTGCGGTGAAGGAGTACGCGCGCAAGCACCCGCACAGCATGGGTCAGTGGTCGCAGGCTTCGCGCACCCACGTGGCGACCATGAAGGAAGGGGACTTCTACCACGGTGAGAAGTCGCTGACCCTGGATCGTGCTCGCAAGGTGAAGATGGTGCTCACGACCGCCACGGGCGAGGCCACAGTGCTCAAGGCCGAGGTGAAGCTGGGTGAGGGCGACATCATCGACAGCATGTTCATGAGCAAGAAGGCGCTGTGCGACTTCTACGAGGAGCAGATCGAGGATGCATACAAGACCGGCGTGATGCTCTCTCTGCACGTCAAGGCCACCATGATGCGGGTCAGCCACCCCATCGTCTTCGGACACGCGGTGAAGATCTTCTACAAGGAGGCCTTCGCCAAGCACCAGGAGCTGTTCGACGAGCTGGGCGTGAACGTCAACAACGGCATGTCCGACCTCTACAGCAAGATCGAGGCGCTGCCGGCTTCACAGCATGAGGAGATCATCCGCGACCTGCATGCCTGCCACGAGCACCGCCCCGAGCTGGCCATGGTGGATTCGGCCAAGGGAATCTCGAACTTCCACTCGCCCAGCGACGTGATCGTGGACGCGTCGATGCCCGCCATGATCCGGGCCGGCGGGAAGATGTACGGCGCAGACGGCAAGCTCAAGGACACCAAGGCCGTCAACCCCGAGTCGACCTTCTCCCGGATCTACCAGGAGATGATCAACTTCTGCAAGACCCACGGTCAGTTCGACCCGACCACCATGGGCACCGTGCCCAACGTCGGTCTCATGGCGCAGAAGGCCGAGGAGTACGGCAGTCACGACAAGACGTTCGAGATCACGGAGGCCGGTGTCGCCGACATCGTCGACATCGACACCGGCGAGGTGTTGCTGAGCCAGAACGTGGAGGCCGGAGACATCTGGCGCATGCCGGTCGTCACCGATGCCGCGATCCAGGACTGGGTGAAGCTGGCCGTCACTCGCGCGCGGGAATCCGGTATGACCGTGGTGTTCTGGCTGGACACCGAGCGTCCGCACGAGAACGAGCTGCGCAAGAAGGTCAAGACCTACCTCAAGGATCACGACACCGAGGGCCTCGAGATCCAGATCATGCCGCAGGTATGGGCCATTCGGTACACCATGGAGCGGGTGATCCGTGGGCTGGACACCGTCTCGGCAACCGGCAACATCTTGCGCGACTACCTCACCGACCTGTTCCCGATTCTGGAGCTGGGCACCAGCGCCAAGATGCTCTCCATCGTGCCGCTGATGGCCGGTGGCGGGTTGTACGAGACCGGTGCTGGTGGTTCGGCGCCCAAGCACGTCAGCCAGCTGGTCGAGGAGAACCACCTGCGGTGGGATTCGCTCGGCGAGTTCCTCGCGCTGGCCGTGAGCCTGGAGGACCTGGGTATCAAGACCGGGAACCCGCGGGCCAAGATCCTGGCCACCACGCTGGATGCCGCGACCGGGAAGCTGCTGGAGAACGACAAGGGCCCGTCGCGTAAGGCCGGCGAGCTCGATAACCGCGGCAGCCAGTTTTACCTGGCCCTGTACTGGGCGTCTGAGCTCGCCGCGCAGACCGAGGATGCGGAGCTGGCCGAGCTGTTCGCGCCGCTGGCCAAGCGGCTGGTCGAGAATGAGGACGCGATCGTGGCCGAACTTGCCTCGGTGCAGGGCAGCCCTGCCGATATCGGTGGTTACTACCAGCTGGATTCCGAGAAGACCAACGCGGTGATGCGGCCGAGCCAGACCTTCAACGCCGCTCTGGCATCCGTCGAGGTGTAG
- a CDS encoding bifunctional o-acetylhomoserine/o-acetylserine sulfhydrylase, which produces MTDIDPTAQWAFETKQIHAGQSPDAATNARALPIYQTTSYVFNDTAHAAALFGLSEEGNIYTRIGNPTQDVVEQRIATLEGGVAALLLASGQAAATLAILNIAQAGDNIVSSPRLYGGTYNLLHYTLPRLGVSTTFVDDPDDLESWRRAITPQTKALFAESISNPQNDILDIPGISEIAHAAGIPLIVDNTVATPYLIQPLAHGADIVVHSATKYLGGHGNAIGGVIIDGGTFDWTQGRHPGFTTPDPSYHGVVFADLGAPAYALKARVQLLRDLGPAISPFNAFLIAQGLETLSLRVQRHVENAERVAHHLISQPGVTHVNYAGLPTSPWHERAKALAPKGAGAVLAFELDGGAEAATTFIDALTLHSQVANIGDVRSLVIHPATTTHAQLSSAEQVASGVTPGLVRLSVGIEGIDDILADLDTGFAAVRRLKQPAAVASS; this is translated from the coding sequence ATGACCGATATCGATCCCACCGCCCAGTGGGCATTTGAGACCAAGCAGATCCACGCGGGCCAGTCCCCCGATGCGGCAACCAACGCCCGCGCTCTGCCGATCTACCAGACCACGTCCTACGTCTTCAACGACACCGCACACGCGGCGGCGCTGTTCGGTCTGTCCGAAGAGGGCAACATCTACACGCGCATCGGCAACCCGACCCAGGATGTCGTGGAGCAGCGCATCGCCACCCTCGAAGGCGGAGTGGCGGCGCTACTGCTGGCTTCCGGGCAGGCGGCCGCGACGTTGGCCATCCTGAACATCGCGCAAGCCGGCGACAACATCGTGTCCAGCCCGCGCCTGTACGGCGGCACCTACAACCTGCTGCACTACACGTTGCCGCGCCTGGGCGTATCGACCACCTTCGTCGACGATCCCGACGATCTCGAGTCCTGGCGCCGCGCCATCACCCCGCAGACCAAGGCGCTCTTCGCCGAGTCGATCTCCAACCCGCAGAACGACATTCTCGATATTCCCGGCATTTCGGAGATCGCACACGCGGCAGGCATCCCCCTCATCGTCGACAACACCGTCGCCACTCCGTATTTGATTCAGCCGCTGGCGCACGGCGCCGACATCGTGGTGCACTCGGCTACCAAATACCTTGGTGGCCATGGCAATGCGATCGGCGGCGTGATCATCGACGGTGGCACCTTCGATTGGACGCAGGGACGCCACCCCGGATTCACCACGCCCGACCCCAGCTACCACGGCGTGGTGTTCGCCGACCTGGGTGCACCCGCTTACGCACTCAAGGCGCGCGTGCAGCTGCTGCGCGATCTGGGCCCCGCCATCTCGCCGTTCAACGCGTTCCTCATCGCTCAGGGACTGGAGACGTTGAGCCTGCGCGTGCAACGCCATGTAGAAAATGCGGAACGCGTCGCTCATCACCTCATCTCCCAGCCGGGGGTCACCCACGTCAACTACGCCGGGCTGCCTACCTCACCTTGGCACGAACGCGCAAAAGCGCTGGCCCCCAAGGGTGCCGGTGCCGTGCTCGCCTTCGAGCTGGACGGCGGAGCCGAGGCGGCGACGACCTTCATCGATGCGCTGACCTTACACAGCCAGGTCGCCAACATCGGTGACGTGCGATCTCTCGTGATCCACCCCGCGACGACGACGCACGCACAACTCTCGTCCGCCGAACAGGTGGCCTCCGGCGTGACGCCGGGACTGGTCCGTTTGTCGGTCGGCATCGAGGGCATCGACGACATCCTGGCCGATTTGGACACCGGATTCGCCGCGGTGCGGCGACTCAAACAGCCCGCGGCGGTGGCATCATCGTGA
- the metX gene encoding homoserine O-acetyltransferase MetX — translation MTLTDDLRASGSSADQRPPSPRITLPQGDEIAYAPIGSITLESGAVIDDVTVAVQSWGKLSPRRDNVVFVCHALTADSHVVGAAGPDHITGGWWEGIIGPGAAIDTDQWCAVATNVLGGCRGTTGPTSLDAEGKPWGSRFPEVSVRDQVNADIAALAQFGITEVAAVVGGSMGGARALEWAVMRPDSVRAALVLAVGARATGDQIGTQNTQIAAIRADPDWQGGDYYGSGRGPEKGLNLARRIAHLTYRGEVELDTRFGNDPQVGPDGPEDPWAGGRYAVQSYLEHQGNKFVRRFDAGSYAILTEALNRHDVGRSRGGVEKALRGCPVPVVVGGITSDRLYPLRLQEELADLLPGCTGLRVVESVHGHDAFLIEFDAVSELVRETLALAKSTQAS, via the coding sequence GTGACCTTAACCGACGATCTTCGCGCCAGCGGCTCCTCCGCCGACCAGCGACCTCCCTCGCCCCGCATCACCCTCCCCCAGGGTGATGAGATCGCCTATGCACCAATAGGTTCGATCACACTGGAGAGCGGCGCTGTGATCGACGACGTGACCGTCGCGGTACAGAGCTGGGGAAAGCTCTCACCGCGCCGCGATAACGTCGTCTTCGTCTGCCACGCGCTCACCGCCGACTCACACGTGGTCGGGGCCGCCGGTCCCGACCACATCACCGGCGGCTGGTGGGAAGGAATCATCGGGCCGGGTGCAGCGATCGACACCGACCAATGGTGTGCGGTCGCCACCAACGTACTGGGCGGCTGCCGAGGCACAACCGGCCCGACTTCCCTTGACGCAGAGGGAAAGCCCTGGGGCTCACGGTTCCCCGAGGTGTCGGTGCGCGATCAGGTGAATGCCGACATCGCCGCACTCGCACAATTCGGCATCACCGAGGTCGCCGCCGTCGTCGGCGGTTCGATGGGCGGTGCGCGCGCATTGGAATGGGCTGTCATGCGACCGGATTCGGTGCGCGCGGCGCTGGTGCTGGCGGTCGGTGCACGCGCCACCGGCGATCAGATCGGCACCCAGAACACGCAGATCGCCGCCATCCGGGCGGACCCGGACTGGCAGGGCGGCGACTACTACGGCAGCGGACGCGGCCCCGAAAAGGGGCTGAACCTCGCCCGTCGCATCGCACATCTGACCTACCGCGGCGAGGTCGAGCTGGACACCCGATTCGGCAACGATCCCCAGGTCGGCCCGGACGGGCCCGAAGATCCGTGGGCCGGTGGCCGATACGCGGTGCAGAGCTACCTCGAGCATCAGGGCAATAAGTTCGTTCGGCGCTTCGATGCCGGCAGCTACGCCATCCTGACCGAGGCACTCAACCGGCACGACGTCGGCCGGAGCCGTGGCGGTGTGGAGAAGGCGCTACGCGGCTGCCCTGTCCCCGTCGTCGTCGGCGGCATCACGTCCGACCGGCTATACCCGCTACGGCTGCAGGAGGAATTAGCGGACCTGCTGCCCGGTTGTACCGGCTTGCGGGTGGTCGAATCGGTGCACGGCCACGATGCGTTCCTCATCGAGTTCGACGCGGTGAGCGAGCTGGTGCGGGAAACACTCGCCCTGGCCAAGTCAACACAGGCTTCGTAA
- a CDS encoding class I SAM-dependent methyltransferase encodes MPDAQAEPSLSFGSQAAAYERGRPSYPPEAIDWLLPAGAHDVLDLGAGTGKLTTRLVERGLNVVAVDPLAEMLEVLSNSLPDTPALLGSAEEIPLPDNSVDAVLVAQAWHWVDPERAIPEVARVLRPGGRLGLVWNTRDERLGWVADLGKIIGSEDDPFNHAVSLPAPFTGQERHQVEWTSYLTPQALLDMVASRSYCITAPEAARKKTLQQVRELLATHPALAQSTGLALPYVTVSIRANLNQ; translated from the coding sequence ATGCCGGACGCACAAGCAGAGCCGTCGCTTTCGTTCGGTTCCCAGGCCGCGGCCTACGAGCGGGGGCGCCCCTCCTACCCGCCCGAGGCCATCGACTGGCTACTGCCGGCCGGAGCACACGACGTCCTGGATCTGGGTGCTGGCACCGGGAAGCTGACCACCCGCCTGGTGGAGCGCGGACTCAACGTGGTCGCGGTGGATCCGCTCGCCGAAATGCTTGAGGTGCTGAGTAACTCGCTCCCCGATACCCCAGCGCTACTGGGTTCCGCCGAGGAGATTCCGCTGCCGGACAACAGCGTGGATGCGGTACTGGTGGCGCAGGCCTGGCACTGGGTGGATCCCGAACGCGCCATTCCCGAGGTCGCTCGCGTGCTGCGCCCCGGCGGCCGGCTGGGGCTGGTGTGGAACACCCGCGATGAACGGCTGGGCTGGGTCGCCGATCTTGGCAAAATCATCGGCAGCGAGGACGATCCGTTCAACCACGCCGTCAGCCTGCCCGCACCGTTCACCGGGCAAGAGCGGCACCAGGTTGAGTGGACGAGTTACCTTACCCCACAAGCACTTCTGGACATGGTGGCCTCGCGCAGCTACTGCATCACCGCCCCCGAGGCCGCCCGGAAGAAGACACTGCAACAGGTCCGGGAGCTACTGGCCACCCACCCTGCGCTGGCACAGTCGACGGGCCTGGCACTGCCCTATGTCACCGTGAGCATCCGCGCGAACCTGAACCAATAG
- a CDS encoding DUF3017 domain-containing protein, translating into MTALQPESRGLLATALEAIRRFAREQWPILVVSAVFLVALGLVVADRWRRGALVVGIAVSVAAALRLVLTDETAGLLAVRGKTFDVGALGAVAAVMVYLALTIDPLGTG; encoded by the coding sequence GTGACAGCCCTGCAACCCGAGTCGCGTGGTCTTCTCGCGACGGCACTGGAGGCCATCCGCCGCTTCGCCCGTGAGCAGTGGCCGATCCTGGTGGTGTCTGCGGTGTTCCTGGTGGCGCTGGGATTGGTGGTCGCCGACCGTTGGCGGCGCGGCGCGCTGGTGGTGGGAATCGCCGTGAGTGTGGCCGCAGCGCTGCGGCTGGTGCTTACCGACGAGACCGCGGGGCTCTTGGCGGTGCGCGGCAAGACCTTTGACGTCGGTGCCCTCGGCGCCGTGGCGGCGGTGATGGTCTATCTGGCGCTGACGATCGACCCGCTGGGCACCGGATAG
- a CDS encoding bifunctional methylenetetrahydrofolate dehydrogenase/methenyltetrahydrofolate cyclohydrolase, with the protein MTATRLDGKATRDEIFVELATRAAALTAAGKKPGLGTILVGDDPGSQAYVRGKHNDCAKVGINSIRRDLPADIDQATLCATIDELNANPDCTGYIVQLPLPKHLDENEALERIDPDKDADGLHPTNLGRLVLGKEAPLPCTPRGIVYLLRRYDVTLDGAHVVVIGRGVTVGRPLGLLLTRRSENATVTLCHTGTRDLAALTRQADIVIAAAGVPHMVTADMIKPGAAVMDVGVSRVDDKLTGDVAPDVWNVAGYVSPNPGGVGPLTRAFLLTNVIERAERS; encoded by the coding sequence GTGACGGCGACTCGACTTGATGGCAAGGCCACCCGCGACGAAATCTTTGTAGAGCTGGCCACCCGCGCCGCGGCGCTGACGGCGGCAGGCAAGAAACCGGGCTTGGGCACCATCCTCGTCGGGGATGACCCGGGCTCGCAGGCCTATGTCCGCGGCAAGCACAACGACTGCGCCAAGGTGGGCATCAACTCGATCCGCCGGGACCTGCCGGCCGATATCGATCAGGCCACGCTGTGCGCGACCATCGACGAGCTGAACGCCAACCCGGACTGCACCGGATACATCGTGCAGTTGCCGCTGCCCAAGCACCTCGACGAGAACGAGGCGCTGGAGCGCATCGATCCCGACAAGGACGCCGATGGCCTGCATCCGACGAACCTGGGCCGGCTGGTGCTGGGCAAGGAAGCACCGCTGCCCTGCACGCCGCGCGGAATCGTGTACCTGCTGCGCCGCTACGACGTCACGCTCGACGGTGCGCATGTTGTGGTGATCGGCCGTGGCGTCACGGTGGGCCGTCCGCTCGGGCTGCTGCTCACCCGGCGTTCGGAAAATGCGACGGTCACGCTATGCCACACCGGGACTCGCGATCTGGCCGCGTTGACCCGGCAGGCCGACATCGTCATCGCCGCCGCGGGGGTGCCGCATATGGTGACCGCCGACATGATCAAGCCGGGCGCTGCGGTGATGGACGTGGGCGTGAGTCGCGTCGACGACAAGCTGACCGGTGACGTGGCGCCGGACGTCTGGAACGTCGCCGGATACGTTTCGCCCAATCCCGGTGGAGTCGGGCCGTTGACCCGAGCCTTCTTGCTCACCAACGTGATCGAGCGGGCGGAACGTTCGTGA
- a CDS encoding nitroreductase family protein, protein MTSLNLSADEVLTTTRSVRKRLDFDRPVERSVIEECLNIAMQAPTGSNHQGWHFVIVEDADKKKAIADIYREGWNKYATGQGPEYAEGDTRGERRDKVVDSAGYLAENFERSPLFLIPCISGRLDNLPVVGAASTWGSLLPAVWSFMLAARNRGVGSAWTTLHLMDDGEKRTADILGIPFDKVTQGGLFPIAYTVGTDFRLAKRQPLSDVLHWDSW, encoded by the coding sequence ATGACCTCCCTGAATCTGTCCGCCGATGAAGTTCTGACCACCACCCGTTCGGTGCGCAAGCGCCTCGATTTCGACAGGCCCGTCGAACGTTCGGTCATCGAGGAATGTCTGAACATCGCGATGCAGGCGCCGACCGGCTCCAACCATCAGGGCTGGCACTTTGTCATCGTCGAGGACGCCGACAAGAAGAAGGCCATCGCCGACATCTACCGCGAGGGCTGGAACAAGTACGCCACCGGTCAGGGCCCCGAGTATGCCGAGGGCGACACCCGGGGTGAGCGACGCGACAAGGTGGTGGACTCGGCCGGCTACCTCGCCGAGAACTTCGAGCGGTCACCGCTGTTCCTGATTCCCTGCATCTCGGGGCGCCTCGACAACCTGCCCGTGGTCGGGGCGGCGTCCACCTGGGGATCGCTGCTGCCCGCGGTGTGGAGCTTCATGCTCGCCGCGCGTAACCGCGGTGTGGGATCGGCCTGGACGACGTTGCACCTGATGGATGATGGTGAGAAGCGCACTGCCGACATCCTGGGCATCCCGTTCGACAAGGTCACCCAGGGCGGCCTGTTCCCGATCGCCTACACCGTCGGTACCGACTTCCGGCTGGCCAAGCGTCAGCCGCTCTCGGACGTCCTGCACTGGGACAGCTGGTGA